Proteins encoded together in one Ictidomys tridecemlineatus isolate mIctTri1 chromosome 3, mIctTri1.hap1, whole genome shotgun sequence window:
- the Rbm15b gene encoding putative RNA-binding protein 15B → MKRQSERDSSPSGRGSSSSAKRPREREREAEAGGRRAAHKASGGGTKHPVPVRARDKPRGSGGGGGGGGHRDGRGAGDANHRASSGRSSSSGAGGGGRGGKASGDPGASGASPRASPLPPPPPPPGAEPAGPGSTAAPEYKTLLISSLSPALPAEHLEDRLFHQFKRFGEISLRLSHTPELGRVAYVNFRHPQDAREARQHALARQLLLYDRPLKVEPVYLRGGGGGGGGGSSRRSSSSSAAASTPPPGPPATADPLGYLPLHGGYQYKQRSLSPVAAPPLREPRARHAAAAFALDAAAAAAVGLSRERALDYYGLYDDRGRPYGYPAVCEEDLMPEDDQRATRNLFIGNLDHSVSEVELRRAFEKYGIIEEVVIKRPARGQGGAYAFLKFQNLDMAHRAKVAMSGRVIGRNPIKIGYGKANPTTRLWVGGLGPNTSLAALAREFDRFGSIRTIDHVKGDSFAYIQYESLDAAQAACAKMRGFPLGGPDRRLRVDFAKAEETRYPQQYQPSPLPVHYELLTDGYTRHRNLDADLRVRDRTPPHLLYSDRDRTFLEGDWTSPSKSSDRRNSLEGYSRSVRSRSGERWGGDGDRGMPKPWEERRKRRSLSSDRGRTTHSPYEERSRTKGGGQQSERGSDRTPERSRKENHSSEGTKESGSNSLSNSRHGAEERGHHHHHHEAPDSSHGKKTRESDRNHRTTEAETKPLEEPKHETKKLKTLSEYAQTLQLGWNGLLVLKNSCFPTSMHILEGDQGVISGLLKDHSSGSKLTQLKIAQRLRLDQPKLDEVTRRIKQGSPNGYAVLLATQATLSGPGTEGMPTVEPGLQRRLLRNLVSYLKQKQAAGVISLPVGGSKGRDSTGMLYAFPPCDFSQQYLQSALRTLGKLEEEHMVIVIVRDSA, encoded by the coding sequence ATGAAGCGGCAGAGCGAGCGAGACTCGAGCCCGAGCGGGCGTGGCTCGTCATCGTCGGCAAAGCGGCCGCGGGAGCGCGAACGGGAGGCCGAGGCGGGCGGGCGGCGAGCGGCGCACAAGGCCTCCGGCGGTGGCACCAAGCACCCTGTTCCAGTGCGAGCCCGCGACAAACCCCGCGGTAgcggcggcggcggaggaggaggagggcatcGCGACGGCCGGGGCGCCGGCGACGCTAATCACCGTGCGAGCAGCGGGCGCTCCTCAAGCTCTGGCGCCGGCGGTGGGGGACGCGGCGGCAAGGCCTCGGGGGACCCGGGCGCCTCGGGCGCGTCGCCCCGCGCGTCTCCACTGCCGCCGCCCCCACCACCTCCCGGGGCTGAACCTGCGGGTCCCGGCTCTACGGCCGCACCGGAATACAAGACGCTGCTCATCAGCAGCCTGAGTCCCGCGCTGCCTGCCGAGCACCTAGAGGACCGGCTCTTCCACCAGTTCAAGCGCTTTGGCGAGATCAGCCTACGCCTGTCGCACACTCCAGAGCTGGGCCGCGTGGCCTACGTGAACTTCCGGCACCCGCAGGACGCGCGCGAGGCCCGCCAGCACGCCCTGGCCCGCCAGCTGCTGCTGTACGATCGCCCGCTCAAGGTAGAGCCGGTGTACCTGCGCGGGGGTGggggcggcggcggtggcgggaGCAGCCGgcgaagcagcagcagcagcgccGCTGCCTCCACGCCACCCCCTGGGCCGCCAGCGACGGCCGACCCGCTTGGCTACTTGCCGCTCCATGGAGGCTATCAATACAAACAGCGCTCACTGTCCCCGGTAGCCGCCCCGCCCCTGCGGGAACCCCGTGCCCGCCATGCTGCTGCAGCCTTCGCCCTGGAtgctgccgccgccgctgctgTGGGTCTATCCCGGGAGCGGGCCTTGGACTACTACGGACTGTATGATGACCGCGGGCGCCCCTACGGCTACCCAGCAGTGTGTGAGGAGGACCTGATGCCCGAGGACGACCAGCGGGCCACTAGAAATCTCTTTATCGGGAACCTGGACCACAGCGTGTCTGAAGTGGAGCTGCGACGGGCCTTTGAGAAGTATGGCATTATTGAGGAGGTGGTCATCAAAAGGCCTGCCCGTGGTCAGGGTGGTGCTTATGCCTTTCTCAAGTTCCAGAACCTGGACATGGCCCACAGGGCTAAGGTGGCCATGTCGGGCCGGGTGATTGGCAGAAACCCCATAAAGATAGGCTATGGCAAGGCCAACCCCACTACTCGCCTGTGGGTGGGTGGCCTGGGACCTAACACCTCGCTGGCAGCTTTGGCCCGGGAGTTTGATCGCTTTGGAAGCATTCGGACCATTGATCATGTCAAAGGAGACAGCTTTGCCTATATCCAGTATGAGAGCCTGGACGCAGCCCAGGCCGCCTGTGCTAAAATGAGGGGCTTTCCATTGGGTGGTCCAGACCGTAGGCTGCGGGTGGATTTTGCCAAAGCAGAGGAAACTCGTTATCCCCAGCAGTACCAGCCCTCACCCCTCCCTGTGCATTATGAGCTTCTCACTGATGGATATACCAGGCACCGCAACCTGGATGCGGACCTGAGGGTGCGGGACAGGACCCCCCCACACCTTCTATACTCAGACCGAGACCGGACCTTTTTGGAAGGGGACTGGACCAGTCCCAGTAAAAGTTCTGATCGCAGAAACAGCCTGGAAGGTTATAGCCGCTCTGTGCGCAGCCGTAGTGGTGAACGCTGGGGGGGAGATGGTGACCGGGGCATGCCCAAGCCCTGGGAAGAGAGGCGCAAGCGGAGGAGCCTTTCCAGTGACCGTGGAAGGACAACCCATTCTCCTTATGAGGAACGGAGCAGGACCAAGGGTGGTGGGCAGCAGTCTGAACGTGGCTCAGACCGCACCCCTGAGCGCAGCCGCAAGGAGAACCACTCCAGTGAAGGGACCAAGGAATCCGGCAGCAACTCCCTTAGCAACAGCAGACACGGAGCTGAAGAGCGgggccatcaccaccaccaccatgaagCCCCAGACTCTTCTCACGGGAAGAAGACAAGAGAGAGCGACCGCAATCATCGGACCACTGAGGCTGAGACCAAGCCTCTTGAAGAGCCAAAACATGAGACCAAAAAACTAAAGACTCTTTCAGAGTATGCTCAGACACTGCAGCTAGGTTGGAATGGGCTTCTAGTGTTGAAAAACAGCTGCTTTCCAACATCTATGCACATCCTAGAGGGGGACCAGGGAGTTATTAGTGGTCTCCTCAAAGACCACTCTTCCGGGAGCAAGCTGACTCAACTGAAGATTGCCCAGCGCCTTCGACTGGACCAGCCTAAGTTGGACGAGGTCACGCGTCGCATCAAACAGGGGAGCCCCAATGGCTATGCAGTGCTCCTAGCCACCCAGGCAACCCTTAGTGGGCCTGGCACTGAGGGGATGCCCACGGTGGAGCCAGGCCTACAGAGGCGGCTTCTCAGGAACTTGGTCTCCTACTTGAAACAGAAGCAGGCTGCAGGGGTGATCAGCCTGCCAGTGGGTGGATCCAAGGGCAGAGACAGCACAGGCATGCTCTATGCCTTCCCTCCCTGCGACTTTTCACAGCAGTACCTCCAGTCAGCACTGAGGACATTGGGCAAGCTAGAAGAAGAGCACATGGTGATAGTTATAGTGAGAGACTCTGCCTAG